The Gadus macrocephalus chromosome 1, ASM3116895v1 DNA window ATAATGAGCtgcagtgggttagggttagggttaggtgtgttTTCTGTGATCTATTTTGATGTGGTGGTGACTTTTTCGCAGGGAACCATTCTCTTGACACAGTGTGTCAAGATTGTCCGCCCAACACATTTTCTCCTCTGGAGCATGCAGGCAGTGACTGCCATGATTGGACTGTGTAAGTAATTCGCCAAACCAATGGGGAGTGTGAGGAAGTCTTTAATAACTTTAGAATGGTACCTTAACTGTAATGCTGTAACTGTAGTACCTTAGCTGTAGCCCTTTTACTGTAGCTCCTGTAACTGTAGTACTGTAGCTGTAGATctttaactatatatatatatatatattgaaatcAGCTAGTTTGTCTCTTAGTGCCTATAATTCCCAAAGATTCTAACAAAATAAGGGATTTTTAAAGGAATTGTTTTTGTTGAAACTCAATATGTCATGCTTCAACATTTCAACAGATGTGAACCTGGACCCGTAAAAATAGATGGTACAACCACATCTGACGCAATCTGTGGTGAGTACTGTATAGATGTTCGCCTTTTTTCTTTAGCACTTGCAATGCCATCGAGCTTTTTGTGGTTCAGTAGTAGTAGGGAAGGCGTAATTGCTCTTCAGTAATCTAAAGTGTCTTCCAGTGTGGTTTCTGCAGGCGTGACGGGGTTCCCCTAAGGTGTTCACACCCCTCCCAAACTGTTCACACCTTCAACAGCCTTTAGTCATATTTTGAGTATTTCAACATGCCAAATTGAAGCGagtacatacagacacagatatATTTCAGTTAACAGTAAACCAATGACAACAATGACATTAATGCATCTCCTGGTGACCTTTACACAGGGGAAAATTTTGTTctaatttaaaatattaaacaGTGGCTGAAAAGTAATCTAAGTGCCCCCGAAGACATTTATGTCTATGATCTTTCATATATGATTTAATTCCAAATGGTTTGTACATGTGAGGGATATGATACTTATGTATTTGTTCTCTTGCCAGAGTCAACACATCGTCAACACTTCTTTTTGATAATCCCAATCCTCATAATCCTTGCCCTGTTTGCATTTGCATACTGGAAACTAAGAGGTAAATTATAATAATCTTAGTTTGAAGTGCTGGATTCCTAAATTAGTATGGCTTGACTAATGTCTTCTCAAACTTGTGTTTTTTCTGTTGTGTGCCAGGTAATGAAGATAAAAAGGTAAAGAAGATGTCCTTTATGTTGCCTTACAACTCTACTATTGCATCTGCAAATTATTTTAGCAGTAAAATTGACACCAACTCACCATAGATTAAAGTATTCAGAACATTTTTACAGCATTATTATGTGTTGTTTTCCTCAGCAGAGTTTTGAAGAACTCGGCACTACAGACGCACCCGTGCCCATTCATGGACCGGAAGTAGCCATAACGTTACCAGAAGAGAACGACTACCCGCTGGTCCGTCCTCAGCCACCTATGGGCACCAACGGCGGCCCCCCAGTGACTGACAACGGGAGAGTCGTAGCACAGGAAAGGGGGAAAGGTTCCGTCGTCCCACAACAAGAATCCCATGATCCCTTGTTGCTTATCAATCCTTTTGACTAACTTCAACCATGTTACTTAAATTAGTCTGTGATAGATATTGTAAATATATAACATGTCATAGACTGACATTGTTAAGTGTTTGATAGTTTTTGTACatacttttttgtttgtttgtcattACGTTCTTGCGATTGTTAATATTTTCTGAACAGGAGAAAATGAGACCATGTCATGACTATGTATTGCCTTAAGGGGGTACTAGTGATCTGCTAAAGGGTTTTGGAAGTACCCTTGAGCGTGAGGGAATCTGTACTTGATTCACTTGAGTAGCCTTTTAGCAACTCGCTGGATCTTGCTGCAGCAATACAATATGTTAAAGGTTATAGTTGGTTAATGAAAACCATATGTTCTCAGGTTTGTTCTAATgtgattatttattaatttaattaaataatgatTACAAGGTGACAAATGCTCGATTTAGacagtagtgtgtgtatgtgtgtagattGGTTATGCTTAGGGCCAAGCAGAACAAGAAAATCGGATTGATTGTTAATGGAAATTTAGACCATGGAGGAGGGTTTAACATGAAATAGGCTCTTGTGAGAATGGTAGGAATATCCTATTCCCAAGTCTATCTTCACGTATAATATTAACTGTATATAGGTTTAATTTTCTTATTAGAAATGTCTGTATAATATTTGCTTTACTGTGTTTGATTTTAGTAACAAGTTCGTCTGATTATAAGCAGCCACGCCGAGTCAGTGTAGGATGTAGCCTATATGTGGGGCATATCTGATATCTTGTGTCTGATCGGATCGATATAAAAAAATCCACGGTGTACACATAAAGTTAATAAAGTGGAAAACCCAAACGATTTATTACAGAATTTCATTTTAATCTAACGTAATATCTTGTTTGATAATATCATCGCAGTTGGTGGTTTGGCATTATGTGTAATAACAAATTGGTGGATCATTCGCCGTAGCCTATTCTAAATTATTTATAAACACTTTAATAAATAATTTTAACTAATAAATAAGAAATTTAACTAGGCCGATAGGACACATACGGAACAGGACAATTATGTTTTGTTAACTTTTTATTAAAGCAAAAATAATTCTTCATTATAAGACATTGGAGATATAATTTACAGATTGGCATTTGAAAAAATACAACTACATATCAACATGGGATGGTTCCTCTTTGGTCCCCAAAAACACTGAAGGGAAAAACAAAAGTTTCCCAACAGTGAAGTGTAAAACTTTAAAGTGCATCAATGCGGGGGAAAGTCTCTGAATTGGGTTTCAACTATGGGTTACAATCTCCCAGGATTGGAATACATCAGCGGGATGTAAAACCCGTTCCTCGCGGCCCAGTCCGCCCAGAGGAGGCCCACATCTGCCCCATGGAACCGGTGCGTGGTGTCCACAGCCTTCTTCACTGTTTCACAAGTGGCCGTTTCTGCCAGGGACCAGATCTTAGGTTTTTGGCAGGCGATAATGTCTTCCCTCTCCAAAGGAGCGGATGTCTGCTCCGTATCACTATCACCTTTGTTCACAAGTGCGACTTCGTTGTCTTTACGCGTCGTGTCGACTTTCTGTTGAACATCTGAATTATCGTGCAGAGAGCTGGAACTGCAGTACACGTGTCCGGCTTCCTCGTTCGCGTCCTCGTCCACAGATCGGACGCCcctctcctcctggtcctccagacGACATGTCCGTAGAGGACCCTCGTCTCCATCACTATCTCCATCGtgctcttcgtcctcctcctcctcctcctcctcgtctgatTTTCCTTTAGAGGCCCAACTCACTCGGTTCTCCTTCTTCAGCCTTCGTCTCGCGTTGGCAAACCACGTGGACACCTGCGTGAGGCTCATCTTGGTGATGATTGCCAGCATGATCTTCTCTCCCTTGGTGGGGTAGGGGTTCTTCAGGTGCTCGTTGAGCCAGGCCTTCAGCGCGCTGGTGCTCTCCCGGGTAGCCACCTTGGCGATCCTGCTGGGGTCCTCGGTGGGCCCCGGTCGGTAGGGGGAGTAGAATGGCCCCCCTCGGGCTAGGAGTGCGTGGTGATACGGGGAAGCTGCCTTCAGATCGAACGCAGCGTtctgagggaggaaggaaggacgaTAGGTTAGGACCAGAAGGTTTACACCTTACGCGTATGCGTAATTGCGCACGTTGACGGAAATCCGACAAACTGACATGAATGGGAGGGGAAACCCCACTTTCCTGCACTTTtccatttttaataataaataataagatgTGGCCtatactgtgtttttttttaacttaccATGTGAGCAATGTGTCGATGGTGAGGGTAGGGAATGAAGTTGTATCCTTGTAGTCCCGAATACGCGAGTGGAACCCTGGCCGACATCGCTCCCAGCGAGTGGGGTGATGACTGTAAGCCTGACGGGCATCCCAAGAACGGTATCTGGTATCCAGTTGACATGTTAATGTTTCTTTCCAAAATATTGACAAATCCAGGTTGGGCGGGCATGTTTGCGTCCCAGCGTCTCGTGTGAGTGCCAATGTAACTTCCCAGGCCGTTTATATACACATGGCGGTATGTGTTGGGGGCGGGACCAGTCCAAGGCACTCAGAGATGCGCTCAACACAGAGAGTCAGCTTTCACTAAAAGCAAATCCCATCAAAGACTCTGTCCGTTGTTCCTTTTAACGTTTGCCCTAAgatgtgaaatgtttttttattattcacaCTTCTCCTACAAGTTATAACTCATGTTTAAGGAACGTTTTTTGTGGTTGTGTCGTTAAACCTTATTAGATAGACCTCTAAAAACCCATTTTAACTTTCTTTTCATCTACGTTTCTGTAAGTTGAGAAGTTTTGATGATTTTTGGCTCCCTGCTAGATAGTAAATTCATGAATAGGCCTGTTGATTTAGATGTCTGACACTTACGGATTTAGCGGCTATAACATTACCTAAATATAGTTAACAACATCATGTCAATCTCTGATGTCTGTGGCTCAGTATCTGACACTTCGGCCATAGTATTGCACGCGGATCTCTGCAGTTGCATGTCAATTGAATTACCCTCCCGATTTTAGCTGCTTCAATGAAGGATAATGAACTATGCAAAGCGCCGATATATTTAATTTAGCCACATCCTTCTGCTAgatcttttttatttatatttgatcTTTTAAGTCTAATTTCACCACAAACCGATAGGCCaatgtattcatttattcataatttcCTCAACGACTTAACTGTCCCCCGCCTCCCATCCCGCCCAACCACGAGTGTCGAAATAAATCAAAAGCAGACCTaaagcaaaaaaaattaaaagtcaatgCGTATAGGCTAATTCCATGCGTTTGAATGCAAAACATGTAAAAAATGGATTTAACACATAAATGACCTGCCGCGGGCGAATACCTTTTTATTTGTCAACATATCAAGAGAACAACAACACACTCTCCTTCAAAAGGTCGGATGGTTTTGTTTTCACTCAAACATTCCGCTTGAATAGTCCTAATTAAATATAGTTAAGTGAAACAGGTGTCGACTAATGTATATGATAATGTGTATGATAATACGTATGATAATAGTGAGATAACAGATGCTAATGTGGGGAGGTCAGGAGATTGTTAAAGATAGCCGGGGAACACTGCAGTTGTCCTGCCACCAGCCCCTTTCATGTGCTCTGATAGAGCTGGTTTACAGCGCCCGGGGCACTGTTTTCTTCACTGTAAGCCTTCATTTGAGCATATCGGCCAATAGGGCAATATTTTATTCTCACTAATAAAAGTTCAGATGTGGGAGTACAATTATGCAGGGCCAATATAGCTTAGATCATATAATGTACTTTTACACTCATTTTCGATGTTCCAATAGTTGTAATTTTATAACTTTATTTTACAAAAGGGTTGAACATTAAATGtactttttatttgttattgtaCTTTCTTTCGGTCTCTCGGTTTCTCTCGTTCAATGTTACATTGGACGTTTcttgcaaatatatatataggcctatatatatacatgtattatcaaacaaatatatttatataatgtattaCTATATGACTTTAATTAATATTTACAAAGCAAACTTTCGAAATCAataa harbors:
- the cd40 gene encoding tumor necrosis factor receptor superfamily member 5 isoform X1, which encodes MSWVNYLFFFTAGAALACDPQTQYSREDGQCCKKCPPGTRMSDNKDCLDPLCKPCAVDEYQMGHTVEKKCDLQPYCDPNKNMVHDEAVTKEKLSVCRCRDGFHCSTEACITCVAHSHCAAGQRVKDKGNHSLDTVCQDCPPNTFSPLEHAGSDCHDWTVCEPGPVKIDGTTTSDAICESTHRQHFFLIIPILIILALFAFAYWKLRGNEDKKQSFEELGTTDAPVPIHGPEVAITLPEENDYPLVRPQPPMGTNGGPPVTDNGRVVAQERGKGSVVPQQESHDPLLLINPFD
- the cd40 gene encoding tumor necrosis factor receptor superfamily member 5 isoform X2; amino-acid sequence: MSWVNYLFFFTAGAALACDPQTQYSREDGQCCKKCPPGTRMSDNKDCLDPLCKPCAVDEYQMGHTVEKKCDLQPYCDPNKNMVHDEAVTKEKLSVCRCRDGFHCSTEACITCVAHSHCAAGQRVKDKGNHSLDTVCQDCPPNTFSPLEHAGSDCHDWTVCEPGPVKIDGTTTSDAICESTHRQHFFLIIPILIILALFAFAYWKLRGNEDKKSFEELGTTDAPVPIHGPEVAITLPEENDYPLVRPQPPMGTNGGPPVTDNGRVVAQERGKGSVVPQQESHDPLLLINPFD
- the irx7 gene encoding iroquois homeobox 7; this translates as MPAQPGFVNILERNINMSTGYQIPFLGCPSGLQSSPHSLGAMSARVPLAYSGLQGYNFIPYPHHRHIAHMNAAFDLKAASPYHHALLARGGPFYSPYRPGPTEDPSRIAKVATRESTSALKAWLNEHLKNPYPTKGEKIMLAIITKMSLTQVSTWFANARRRLKKENRVSWASKGKSDEEEEEEEDEEHDGDSDGDEGPLRTCRLEDQEERGVRSVDEDANEEAGHVYCSSSSLHDNSDVQQKVDTTRKDNEVALVNKGDSDTEQTSAPLEREDIIACQKPKIWSLAETATCETVKKAVDTTHRFHGADVGLLWADWAARNGFYIPLMYSNPGRL